The Mus pahari chromosome 2, PAHARI_EIJ_v1.1, whole genome shotgun sequence genomic interval AAAGCCTCCTGGCAAGGCATAGCCTGTTCAAACTCTAGCCTTCTCATCTGTAAAACTGACATTATGGTACGAAGTCCTAGGGTCACTGAAATGCGACAGCAAATGCTTGATGAACTGCTGTGCAGGGCAACCAGGCTAGTGGGTTTCTCTATGAAGCAGGGCTTGAACCTCAGAACAACCCAGCTCTAACCTGCTGGCCTTTGAGCTTCTAGCATGAGTCTCCAGGCTATTTTCTGGCCTTCAGTTCTTATTTGGAAAACTTATTTCCTATATATACCTTATTAATAGATAATTTAAACCTTATCTCCTCAAACCCTGCTCAAGCCTGCTCGGGCTGTTCCTTCTATCTTGGCATGCTCCCTCAGCGCTTCCTCACTACCTCTCCTCCCCGCTCTTGCTGCCAGCAGATCTCTCTCTCCACAGCATCTCACTGTTACCTTATAGGGCACTTCTCCAAGCCGCACCACTCTTGCTTGCTTCAGCCACGTGTCCCTGGAGTGCAAGGTATGCACGCAATCCCTAAGGGAAGATAGACAAAGGGAAGACTCAGTGCACACTGTAGGGATGCACGACCTCCGGTCTTACCTGAGCCCGTAGGCAGATGTTAATTCTCCTCCCAGGCTTCACATCACAACTGAAGCAGGCTCTGCTCCCTGCCCTTCCTGCACCACAGTGCAGATGGCCTCACCTTTGGACTGCCTGTGCCCATGTGACCCTCACCCATTCATACACCAGCAACAAATGATTCAGGCCTGTAATGAGGGGCAGAGCTGCTCTTGTTTCATGGTCTCTGATATCAGAGCTATACCACAGACCTACAATTCAGTAAAGCTCAACACTCCCTGGCCAGCCCCTCTTTAGCTCGCACTCTAACCTGTTTGAGGGTAGGCGCAAGCAGGGGCATCAGTTTACACCATCAGGAACCTGCTCCACAGCCTGTGCTTCGTTCATTTGCTTTCTACATCTGTTTCTCAAACCTGCAGCCTAGCACAGCTTCCACAGCACAGCCTGGGGCTCAACAGAATCCCAGTAGGCCACACCAGTCCCCTTACACCTTCCTGAGCCCCAGTAGCTCATCCCCTCTACCTCACAGGTAACACTGCTCTGTGAGGACAGAGGCTCCACCCTGCACTCCCACTGGAGCCAGATCATCTTTGAGTGTCAAAGGACTTCAGACAGGAGCAGacaaggcagcaggcagagaggctgATGGGTAGGCAACTCCTAAGAAACAGTCAGGAAGCGCACACGGCACTCAGAACGAATGCCAACGTCACTCTCTTCAGAACAGCCACTGCCAGCAGCTTCCGTGAGGACATGGAGTGACTGGCACCACTGTGCGCTGCTGAAGGCAAGGTGAATGGTGTGGCCACTGAGGAAACAGCTCAGCCACGCCCCCCCCAGACCCCCAAATTTCTGTAGTATGCCAAGCATGGACTCAACTAACACCCAAGGTAACATCGCTCCCAACAGacaaaaggaggggctggagcaTGCACTACCCAAGGAAACAAACCGTGGCCTCTCAGACAGGGAACAGTTATAAGGCGGGAGAGGCTGGCAGGATGACTCAAAGGTAAAAGTAAAGGACTGGTGTGACTCCCCAACATGGCTTGAAGCAGGACCTGCTCCCCAACAGAGGACCCACCCTCAGGCTGGGTCCCTACGTCTCTCTTGTTTTCCATGTATTTAAAGCAGCCCTATGCTTTGGTCCTTACACGTCAATATCTTTCAAAATCCCTGCCCTCATTTGCTTTCTGCTGCTACTGCTCCAAATCtctgaagctattttttttttctcctcagctCTAAATCCTATTCATCTTTCTTCAGTTTTAACTttgtaaatattgtatatttggttttttatttACAATACTTTTTTGGTAACTTCTTTTGCCTGAAGTACACAGGCACACTTATTGTTGCGTGTCGACCACCAGTCTCCACTTCACAACTTGTTTATTACGGCAGGGCGTGGCACGCCCGTGAGTGGGTCCTGACTCCCGTTCTCTGCTTTGGTGTGCATTAGATTCGAGGAGCACTTCTACGGTCTTGTATTTTAACTGTCCTGCATTAACACTATTTTCTCCACAGGTTTTTGCTCTTGGTCTTTTAATACATGTTTGACTGTGCGCTCTCACCTCTTCTTCACTCTATACACATACCACAGCTTGCCCCCAAGGATACTGTTAACAGCCAAACCTATGGTTAAGTGCGCCAGCATCGGAAAGCCACCTGGCTCCAATCCTTCAGCATCCTAACCCTTTGCAGACCGAGCCCACTCTACTGAAGATCTTCATGGGAGAGAATACCAATTGTTCTACTGTATGGTACCAGGCCACCAGGAAGACAAGGATGCTTCATGCACCTGGAATAGACTTCTTCTCCACGACAATACCCAAGCACCGCAGCTGTCTCAGGGTAGATAGCCTGGAATTTCAAGAGGTGGCGCTTCAGGGCATACAGAGGGTGGTTCTTGTATGTGCTGATGGAGGTGGGCAAAGGCTGGTCCAAGTGCTTTGCCTGAAACTGCaaaagccagacagtggtgagcATGATCCCGACAAGGAAGGGGTTATGAATGGGCTGCTATATATGAACCTGTTCTGACAACAGACAGTGGAGCCCAGACCAATCAGCAACTTGGTGACACTGCCAGTCACTGTGGCCATGAGGTGTACTGAGGAAAGCCAGGAAGTACTAGTAACTGTGACGTGCACCTACATCAGAAAGGCACCTGTCTCCAATCTTCACCATCCTGAGCCTTAACAATTAACGGACCGAGCCCACTTGACTCAAGATCTTCATGGGAGAGAATACCAATTTTTCTACTGTAAGGCCTGACCTCAATGACATTGTCATCTTTAGTAAAAGCAGGCTTGATGGGCTTAAGCAACCACCCTACAGCTTTTCTGAAATTCACACAAGTCTTGTACTTCAGTAAGAACTTCGGGTTATCAGTTACCAGTAGTAAATCCCACTGCTATGAGGCAAATCCTGTTTCCCAAGCTGATTTAATTTTCCCTTGGCATCCCTCTGAAACACCAAGGGGCTCCTACAGACTGGCACCATTGTgttggttgatgttgtttttgttttatgttgttgtttttttccaacttgacacaaacctagacctATCTAGGAAGGGAGATCCCAACTGAGGCACTGCTTCCGTCAGACTGGCctatggacatgtctgtggggcattttcctgactgctgattgatgtaggaggctcagcccactgtgggcaatgcCATCCCTTAGCAGGTGATCCCGGAAGGTATAAAGGTAGCTGAATGTGAACGTGGAGACCAAGTCAGTAAGCATCTTTCCTccatgctcctgtctctgctcctgcttgagttcctgccctcaagGATGGACTATGATggggatgtgtaagccaaatgtTTGTGTGATCATTAAATGCAATCGAATAAATAGAAAAGTATGTCTATggcttatataaatatattcagaaaCACAGAATTAAGCCACACTAAAATCTCTACATACTGCTGGGCACAGTCATGAGCAGAAAAGGATAGAGTCGGACCCCTGCCCGGCACTGAGTCTGTGCGGCCAGTGTCTTACctcctggtcttccttcttctccctctctgtaaGTGGGCTCCGATAGGGTCTCAAGGTCTCAGCCCACCACTCAGCGTCAACCCGGCACTTGCGGGTTGTGGTCAGCCAGGCTGGGTCATACCTCTGAGTGACATCTCGGACCCAGCCATCACTGTCAATGCCTACAACATAGGTCATGGGTTTGGTGGCATATTTGTAACAGGCCACAGGCTGGCCCACCACACCGTGCACACAGTCCACACACACCCACTTTGCCTGTGGCTCACAGTACACCTCCAGCCACTGGTCTACACCAGCAGCTCTCCTATCttccatctcttcagcaccacTGGAAACCTTCTTGCCTCTCTTACAGCCTGAAGAGCTTGAAGATGCCTCTGGAAAGCTTGGTGGCTCACACTGGCCTCTGAGCTGGGTCTTGGAAGCACTCTTAGACCCAGcctttgtcctctgagaagctgaggccctcttctgcttTCGAGGGCCAGGCTCACAATCCTCATCAGAGGAATGCTGGCCCTCTCCACTGGACAGTTCAAAGTCAGAGCTGCTGCCTGCCCCATCGCTCTCACTCTCCTCTTTGTATGACACCTTGACAGCCACACGCCGCTTCCGGGCATGGGGACGGCCTTGGACTTCCTGCTTGGCCTCCTCTCCCTCGCTGCAGGAGGGCTTCCTCCTCCGTTGCCTGCTGCCCGCAGTGCCTGTGCCTCTCTTCCCCTTGGTGGTTGCCTTGCCTCTGCCCTCAGACAAGGTTTCTTCTTGTTTGATTCTCCTGCTAGTTGTGGGTTTGCTGTGGCTTTCTGGACTGTTACTAGAAagttctgaagaacctccaggaCCCTCTCCAGATGTCTCCTTGGAAGATTTCCTCCCCTGAAACAGTAAGAAATTTTGGCACACCTGAGTATGGTGCTATATGCCTGCAACTctatttgggaggaagaggcaggacgatcaggagttcaaggtcatcctcaactacagaGAGTCTGAGGCGAaaatctgggctacatgagactttctctcaaaaaacagtggagaagagggagggagagatataTCAATTTTgctgttctctgtcttctttgttcCATGAGTACAGTTGTCGCggaaccccagcctctggccagcagaggtggggcaaagacgacacgtacgccaaggcagggtttgagcagcttccgcagcttcccgctgcagcttcctttattctctttcagcttctgccctattatcccttagcttctgcttcagctctattccctatCTTCGCTGCTTGCTCccagttctgggggatcacccaatttatccccttccaccctctgcactcgtctctcatNNNNNNNNNNNNNNNNNNNNNNNNNNNNNNNNNNNNNNNNNNNNNNNNNNNNNNNNNNNNNNNNNNNNNNNNNNNNNNNNtgataggccagtgactcaataccatgctgtatgatgctatgcgtcaGGTGGGCAGCGCGTGATCACTCAAGTGTGCAGCaagtgatcattcaggtgcgtaGCGCATGAttattcaggtgtgcatgatcactTAGGtgcgcgtgatcattcaggtgtgcataaccaggtttttggtaaacaagcaggaatcacagggcttggcagtgagccaggacgCCCTCTTGGCTCATGTGGCTGCAGCCGCGGCCACACCAGCTTCCCACATACAGCCATGGCTAAACTATGATCATCAACTTCCATTATTGCCAGGCGTGGGATGACACGATGCCCCAGTGAGGCTCATTGAGCTCCTTCCTCACATACTCAAATCCATCAGTGGTCATGAGGATGGGTGACCGTCTACCTGGTTCACAGGCTAGAAACAATAGCTGGGAGCCAGCCCTCGATCAGATGGCTCTGTGTACACCGGGTTCAGGATGCTAGACACCTGCCTGTGTGTCCATCTCCTCTGATACAGAGGATGTGCAAGCAGGCGCAAAGGGCCTCAGGCTGCATGAATATCTACTCTTAAAAATACGACCCTGATAGGCTGGCAAGgtaactcagtgggtaaaggggcttgctgccaagcctgacaacccgagttcaatccccgggaCCCGCACTGTGGAAGAAAAGAGCTACCTTTCTGcatgttgtcttctgatctccacaagtGCTACGATACACACTTAAATGTAaggtaaatataataaaacacgGCAGATTTCCTCACTCTTCTCTAGTGGCAATTCTGTCCCTCTAGATGCCCCAAGGACCTCACCTTCGTCATAGCTGACTTCAGTGGAATGGGCTGCAGAGACAAGACCAGTCGGGTGAGCAGCTGCAGAGCCCGAAGAATCAGAAGAAATATCTACAACACAGTgataagagaaaacatatttaatgGAACAGTGTGAGGAAGCTAATCCAGTGTGATGGGTGAGCATGAAAACCACCCCAGGACAGGACACCAGCCCTCAGATACTGTTTAAATGATGCTGCAGAGACTCAGCTCACAGGACAGGATCCTAAGAAGGACTACacgtaatgtaatgtaatgtaatgtaatgtaatacaAACTCTTGGCACACTTGACAGCACCTGTCACACAGTCTCTTCCTGCTTATATACCTTTTCATTGCCCTGTAGACAAGTGTCATGTGtgcaattaaaaaaacataaaatgaccAATGAATGACTCACTCCAATTAAAATGTGCAAGAAGTGTGGACAGGAGTATACTGTGGGGCACActgggacacactacagcttccatggcaagatggttttctttttttttttttttgcagggaagcttgcaagggtggagggcaggtaAAAAGCGATGGGGAGACGAGTGGGATTTGGGATACATGATGtggaattcacaaagaatcaataaaaagttaaaacaaacgaacaaacaaaagcatcatAGAAAACAGCAGTCACGTGGTACTGGCACACCCCATCCcccaatcccagcacccaggaggctgaggcagaaatgATGATTCTGGGCCATCTTGAGATACATATGtaaaagaccctgtctgaaagaaaggGGCTGAAGGAAGCAGCTCCGTGGTAGAGCATGCTTACCACACTCAGGTCCCTGGCTCTGACCCCTGCCAGCTCCCTGCAAAACTGTGCTGATCACCAAAGATGAAACAATCTGGAGGAAACAAAGGGACTCGACAACTGAGTGCAGCATGGTGTCCTGGACAGGCAGAGGCTGGGCGGGCACCGCTGAGGAAGGACTTTACAACTCTGTGCAGGAAAAGCCATGAGTGTTCAGTGCTTAGTGGGCtcttctgtaggagcttggaagatgacAATATTGAGGGTGATACAAAAGACAGAGGCCTGACTGGTGAGATTCCAGAGGGAAGTTTAAAGACTCTATCGGGGCTATTcgttattttgaattaagatcctgtggttctggttagctggggctgaagaatcagctgtgattaacaagatagcagaactactaaagtgaaacatttgctttgctgggacaatGATGCTGGTTATCGGAAGCTAAGACATTGGCAATGActgagaagagaccagcatcccCGAGGTAAAATCTGGAAGTTTCCTCGGGGTGAGTACACacaagctgtgtttcagagatggTCAAGGTTGTACCTCACGCCAGCAGCCAAACTTGGTAATGAAAAGTCACCTAATTattactggttttgaaagcatgcaGGGGTcacagagagcagctgaggcttgacacTGCGAAAGGCCAAGAGAgacattggtgaaggtgcagcctcagtcaCATTTTGAAGGGCCAGGACCGAAGAGGTCATGCAAAGACCTTGAGGCTGGGCACCACGAAGAGAGCCTttgagaggttattggtgaaagtgcagcccagttgcagtaGAGGGCCCAGCACTgaagagatgccaggaccatgggaTAACCATCGAGAAcagcaggagaggagaggtggagcCAGTCAGAGCCCCAAAGAtgcagagggcagactggagaagggACTCAAGCCTGTTGGAAGAGCCAGTAAGATAAAGAGTGATCCCAAATAACGACACAGTTACTTATACTGCTGCGGTTTGGTTTGCTTGAttctgattgtgactgtgccctggttctttcctctttttttttttaagattgtttatattttattatatgtaagtatactgtagctgtcttcagacgccccagaagaaggtgtcagatcccattacagatggttgtgagccaccatgtggttgctgggacttgagcgcaggaccttcggaaaagcaatcagtgctcttaactgctgagccacctcttcaacCCGATTCTTTCCTCTTGAAGAAAAGAAggtatttaacttaattttgacTTTTATAGGAGCACATAGCCAAAAGACTTTAAACTTCTCAaagagattttggattttttaGAGATGTTGGGTAGtttaaagagactgaaattttaatgtatttgaatTTGTGAAAGACTGTTGGACTTTAACGTTACTTATGTTTTTaatgagagatcttgggggtgaATAAGAATGGTGTGGCTTAATAATGATGTGttggtgtgtcaagttgacaaggggtcagttgtgtggctagttttatgtcaatttgacacaaactagagttatctgaaatgaaagaacttcaactgagaaaatacttccataagGTTTGGCTGTAAGTTCAGAGTTCTTGAGACTCTAACAGTGGAAGCtgaactgtctctgactcttttgcctgcttttgggaaccAACCTACTGCCttatccagccttgatataaggGTTTTGTGTCTTGTCTTACTGTAACTTAAGCCATGTTTGGCTGATATGCCTAGGAGGCccgcccttttctgaagagaaacagagaaagaggaaggggaaacagtGTTCgagatgtaatatatgaattttttttaaagttatcttaaaaaagaaagatatgacTCTAAAAAGATATGGCATAtggctgtaaagcattttcttaattaatgattaatgggggaggatccagcccattatgggtggtgccatccctgggctaacagtcctaggttctgtaagaaaggaggctgagcaagNcataaggagcaagccagtgagcagcaccctccatagcctctgcatcagttcctgcctccaggctcctgcccatTTTGAGTTTCTATCCTGACTTCCATAATGATGAGCAGCAatatgaaagtataagccaaataacgGTTTCTTCCCCAACTAGCTTGTTAGTCATAgagttttgtcacagcagcagaaatcctgactaagacaacagacACCTCCCAGGACGACATGGTATTTCATTCCCACTAATGAGCAGTGTCACCAGTGGAAGCACTTACGTGGACCAACTCTTCATTATCCCTCGCAGAGTAAATGGCAATCCTCCTTTCCAAGGTGGTCTGCAGGCTGTCCTGCTCACTGGCTGAAAGGTCAGCGTTGACAGTGAAGGTTCCGATGAACCTGGGGAGAGACCAGGTACTCCTCTATACAGCCGTCAAAGCGAAGAAGTTCTAGTCTTTTACAGCCAAGAAAACCAACAGGAAGTGACTCTTAAACTTGCCTGCCTGCACTGGCTCTTTTCAGCCCAGCTAGCTAGTGCTGACCATCACTGACCCAACTCAGCTGGCACATCCTTGGGCACTTTCCACTGACACCCAAGGGGAGCACCCTGTTTCCTGTGCTTCTCTACCCCAGAACTCCTCACACTAGCCTGAGTATGCAGTGCATATGGGACTCAAGCCAGCCAAGGCTCTCTTTTAGGCCTAGGATCATCCTGGTGTGTCCCTCTCCTCAATGTCATGCCCCTTCCTAATGCCAACTGACCACTTCAGGAGAGGTCTATAGAACTGACctgaaccagcccaagagaaaccCAATCCTATAGCCCAGTGCTCAAGTACAGTAGATGGCCTTACCACTTTACCAGGTTTGAAAGGTAGGAGACATCCCTATCTTGAAGTGGCACCTTGGTAAAGCGAATTGGAATGATGGAGAGGCCAATGGCCAACAGATCCGGCTGTCGGCAGATGCTATTTCGATAGATGCCACTGGCCAGCAGGCACAGCAGGTGAACCTGTAGAGAAGTGGGGGAGAAGCCAGAATAGAGGGAGAGTTGAGGATAGCAGGGGTCCTGTTGCCCAGTTCAGATGGTCTGTGGACAGGGAACACTGCCTGTGCTTCTACACATAGCAGTGCAAAGTGCAAAGGAATATGTCATCAGCCATATTCCAAGGTTTTGTGTctcactctcttctctgtgtACTCACTCCCTCAAGGAATCCACTAGTTCAAATAGAAACGATTCCTCTCCCAGCCTCCCCTTTACAAACTGCAGGATTTTCCGAGGAAGCATCACATCACCTGGGTCTGCTGTAGTGAGGCcggcagggaaggggaggagcgacacaggctgctcagggcaccagctgGAGGCCAAGCATGAACCTCCCTGACTGCTCTCCTCTCAACCTGCTCTGCTGGGCACCCCACCTTAATTCCTGTCATCCACCCTTCAGCCTACTGCAGCAACAGTAAGGCTGTCCACTCTTTCATCTCCACATAAAGCTGTCCCCCTTCTTCCTGCCGCTCATCTGCCTTGTCCACACCCAGGCAAAAGGAGACCCACTTAGGCACTGCCTGTGAGCCCAGCCTTGGGGACAGCACCTAACTTCATGCAGGCCTGCCTGTCCCATCTGGCCCTGCTCTTCGTGGCCAGCCTTCACCTTGTGCATGTTCTCCTTCACTTCTTTATTGAAACGCTTCATCATCCTCCGCAGGTATGTCTCAAACTCCATCTTTATCTTCTCACTGAAACACACATCAAGAGACCCAAGATTGAAGCGGGAATCCCCAACTCCTCACTATGACATGGGAGTTACTTCCCCAGGCTCCTACACAAGGCTGTGCTAACTCAGCCAAATCAACAAGCCACCACCATCTGCTCCTTCTCTGTGGGGAGAAGGGTGATGTCTGAGTGAAATGTGTGTTGTTGACACAGGCATGGCCACGCCAAGGGTCGAATAGCCTCAGACTCATGggaaaatggcaaagccttcccttgCCCAAAGACTCAAAGAAATGGCCAAGGCTTCACTTTCCGCAGGGGTTCAAGTATGGATGTGAATAGTGTACGAAGAAAATGTCCACCACAGCTCTGCACCATGTTTACAGCCTCAagactgctcccctacagagacTGAGACGACCGAAACGTGTTCTCTTGATCCAGCTGTACACCATGCACGCTTCCTCCTCGTTtatctctgtgtaatagccctgccTCCCTGATCGCCTCTATGTAGACACGAGTCTGGAGGGTTGAGGTATCTCTGTCCTCATGCCTGTCTTTTGCTCATCCCCTCTTGCCCTAGTCTGGTCCATCCCTGCAGCCATGATGGACGCAGCACTTCTCCTCCTCAAACCTGCTCACAGGTCTCTGTGCAGCCCCTGGATGCAGCGGCTCCCATCTGTAATCTGCTCTCGGGCACTATGCAATACACCCTCCAGCCCCTACCAGCATGCCATGTCTCACCCTCCCTTCGTTCAGAATCTTAACCGCTGACTTCCTCCTCAAACTGTCACACTGTCACACTGATgcaaaattaaagaagacatttaCATGACTATTCTGCAAAACCTTTCACCCGTCAACCTACAGGAAAACCTCGCACTTCCTGAAAGACACATGGTCTCCCATTGAAGTGAACCTCCTTATCGAGCTTCGTTGCTCCATTTCCTAGGCCATCGGGAGGCTAGAGTGGAGCTAGGCACCCTGGGCAGGGTGGGTGCTCCTTCCACCGTGGGCACTATCTCAAGTCTTGTAGTGATTCGTGGTAGGGAAAGTGTAAGGGCCGTGTCAGCCAGTGGGAATTCAGGTCTTGGGTCCTCCACTCACTGGCTAGGTGGCTCCTGGACTGTCACACACGCTCTCTGGGCCTCTCATTTACACTCCTGCTCTAGGGTCAGGTAGTCAGAGATGAACAAGGTGCTCAGTCTGTGTCATGCCCCTCCATCTCCCACCCAGCAGGGACATCCAGGTGTCTCTGTCAGTCCTACTGCAAACCCAGGCTCTCCCCTGTGGCTGCAGACCACGCTGACATGCAAAGGCTTTCTCGGTGTGTCTGCTGCCTGTTTTCAGGACAGGGGCCCAGAAGCAGAGCCCAGCCTACCTTCTTTCCCGTTCCTTTGCCTGCTGTGGTGTTTCAATTTCAATCTCCACCGCCTTCACAGGCGGGTCAGACCGAGAGGTAGCAGAGTTTTCTCCCATGTCCAGCACAGGCTCAGTAAGCTCTATCAACAGCAATTTTAAAGGTGGTTAGTaataactggggctggagagatgcctcagtggctTAGAGCCCTGactacagaggacctgggttcaattcccagcactcacatggtaactcacagctataactctagtcccagactcaactcccttttctggcctccatgggtagcAGGCACAGGGTACAGAtatacgcaggcaaaacacttatccACCTAAGTTAAAGTTAACAGTAATGAGTTAATATAGAGAACACAATCAGGTTCTGCTAGGGGAACAAAATCAGGAAGAGACCAAGAAGCCCCTGAGGCTCCTGTCTGTTTACCTGATAAAACCAGAGATTCTATAAAGCAAGAGGCCAGGACTTTTCAAAGCAGCATTGCTCTGCAAACAGGAAAAAGACAGTGCCtgctatggtggcacacatctgtaatcccagcactcagcagtgAGACCAGAGGTCCTACatcccaggtcagcctgggctacatgccaAGTTCAATAATAGAGGcctcatctaaaaaaaaataaaacaaaaacaacaacaacaaaacaaaaccccacacaaCAACAA includes:
- the Xpc gene encoding DNA repair protein complementing XP-C cells; translated protein: MAPKRTADRRRRKRSQEAEDNKVARHEESDADDFEDEKQKPPRKRFLPKVSQGKRKRGCSDPGDPTNGAAKKKVAKATAKSKNLKARKEEALSDGDDSRDSPADCKKAKKHPTREVVDQGSDEDDSEDDWEEVEELTEPVLDMGENSATSRSDPPVKAVEIEIETPQQAKERERSEKIKMEFETYLRRMMKRFNKEVKENMHKVHLLCLLASGIYRNSICRQPDLLAIGLSIIPIRFTKVPLQDRDVSYLSNLVKWFIGTFTVNADLSASEQDSLQTTLERRIAIYSARDNEELVHIFLLILRALQLLTRLVLSLQPIPLKSAMTKGRKSSKETSGEGPGGSSELSSNSPESHSKPTTSRRIKQEETLSEGRGKATTKGKRGTGTAGSRQRRRKPSCSEGEEAKQEVQGRPHARKRRVAVKVSYKEESESDGAGSSSDFELSSGEGQHSSDEDCEPGPRKQKRASASQRTKAGSKSASKTQLRGQCEPPSFPEASSSSSGCKRGKKVSSGAEEMEDRRAAGVDQWLEVYCEPQAKWVCVDCVHGVVGQPVACYKYATKPMTYVVGIDSDGWVRDVTQRYDPAWLTTTRKCRVDAEWWAETLRPYRSPLTEREKKEDQEFQAKHLDQPLPTSISTYKNHPLYALKRHLLKFQAIYPETAAVLGYCRGEEVYSRDCVHTLHSRDTWLKQARVVRLGEVPYKMVKGFSNRARKARLSEPQLHDHNDLGLYGHWQTEEYQPPVAVDGKVPRNEFGNVYLFLPSMMPIGCVQMTLPNLHRVARKLGIDCVQAITGFDFHGGYCHPVTDGYVVCEEFRDVLLAAWENEQAIIEKKEKEKKEKRALGNWKLLVRGLLIRERLKLRYGAKSEAAAPHAAGGGLSSDEEEGTSSQAEAARVLAASWPQNREATEPKPEYTKMTRKRRAAEASHLFPFEKL